The Syngnathus typhle isolate RoL2023-S1 ecotype Sweden linkage group LG11, RoL_Styp_1.0, whole genome shotgun sequence genome contains a region encoding:
- the gnrh2 gene encoding progonadoliberin-2 gives MSVSRLALLLGLLLCIEAQLSNGQHWSHGWYPGGKRDLDSFGTSEISEEIKLCEGGECSYLRPQRSILKAILLDILTRELQKRK, from the exons ATGAGTGTATCTCGCCTGGCTTTACTTCTTGGACTGCTTCTATGTATTGAAGCTCAGCTGTCCAATGGCCAGCACTGGTCTCATGGTTGGTATCCTGGAGGCAAGAGGGACCTGGACTCCTTTGGCACATCAGAG ATTTCGGAGGAGATCAAATTATGTGAGGGAGGGGAATGCAGTTACTTGAGACCACAACGGAGTATTCTCAAGGCCATCCTT TTGGATATCTTAACCAGAGAGCTCCAGAAGAGAAAGTAA